A portion of the Hylaeus volcanicus isolate JK05 unplaced genomic scaffold, UHH_iyHylVolc1.0_haploid 12237, whole genome shotgun sequence genome contains these proteins:
- the LOC128884011 gene encoding uncharacterized protein LOC128884011 isoform X1 — MDKLLTLKTVLLYKRLQKKYPCSDNFESNLLSKCEKQYIPFGHQNMVYKRKNELQLLFSSQKILFSYLPQKNVIRGYDCLRIMARPLHNLTLLCLHPMYLGLYKKCCHCYGRVNLINTLTVEDSRNEVTKEEVRIDCISENIKHFCSFVNAIMCVSVSVVTNTGLTLAGCVLISSWLILAWVHKLMFFFFQKTQMFVNVLQCLEHAEREFGDTIWNYVYSAIRTAGPVYTKFIHRVTCRLHMLPKWMRLRCEKLQTNVPPHAYAYSVALVKRALKKNGIGCHVWIDPVPLGTGCVAQVHRGILKNETGFHIVAVKVLHPDIQKQLDRDLKIIRAIGYVLHLIPGSPFISLKQAIDKFSLEMYHQTNLQIEGKNTQMFHSKLGDMRLRNSSGRVTCNVKVPEIFEKYCTESVLFETYEDGMPLGEFIRLCCDSGDFKKSENKIKQFNVSKEVTNSFISQKSINDTNQRDYVLKNKKATSRKLYETASFLLRVIQDVLKEKLRNQLNACKECFGQIPFKYGFFPESENIKNDFTSIYFRKALTEMGFHLFLTMVFQHRLIHADMHPENILIRFPTLDKKDHTVSNSSLNIEKLLQRVRSIYTQDVRLCQNQLQKLLPLPSRNSEDSSTKKSLIWKSFYSPIVPHNVDLEIVLIDFGHITMLSETNYANIKDLLFSMCLQDGYNIGRLLIDRSECTTCTNRHDFCQSIEDLLNDYFTSRRGSITLRNIELGKFFFKILRIATKYRVQLDSSFLSLTLAALLVENVGKQLYPDISIIPTLFPYVAQTTLNQLKILS, encoded by the exons GAGCTTCAATTGCTTTTCTCAAGtcagaaaattttattttcttatcttcCACAAAAGAACGTGATAAGGGGCTATGATTGTTTAAGAATAATGGCAAGGCCGCTTCATAATTTAACACTATTATGCCTTCACCCAATGTATTTAGgtttgtacaaaaaatgttgtcaTTGTTATGGAAGggttaatttgataaatacgCTAACCGTGGAAGACAGCAGAAAC GAGGTGACGAAAGAGGAAGTAAGGATAGATTGCATATcagaaaacataaaacatttttgtagcTTTGTAAACGCTATAATGTGTGTGAGCGTTTCTGTTGTGACCAATACGGGTCTTACTCTTGCAGGCTGTGTTTTGATATCTTCCTGGCTAATACTAGCATGGGTTcacaaattaatgttttttttttttcaaaaaactcAAATGTTTGTGAACGTGTTACAATGTTTGGAACATGCTGAGAGAGAATTTGGAGATACGATATGGAATTATGTATATTCGGCAATCCGAACAGCTGGTCCAGTTTACACCAAATTTATTCATCGAGTTACATGTCGATTACATATGCTTCCAAAATGGATGAGATTACGCtgtgaaaaattacaaactaatGTCCCCCCTCATGCGTATGCCTACAGTGTCGCTTTAGTTAAAAGAgctcttaaaaaaaatggtattGGATGTCATGTTTGGATTGATCCGGTGCCACTTGGAACGGGTTGTGTTGCTCAAGTTCATcgaggaattttaaaaaatgaaactggaTTTCATATTGTTGCAGTAAAAGTTTTGCATCCAGATATTCAAAAGCAACTGGATAGAG acttgaaaattattcgtGCTATTGGATACGTCCTTCATTTGATTCCAGGCTCTCCATTCATATCGCTAAAACAAGCTATTGATAAGTTTAGTTTGGAAATGTATCACCAAACGAATCTTCAAATAGAAggaaaaaatacacaaatgtTTCATAGCAAGTTGGGTGATATGCGATTGCGGAATTCATCTGGACGCGTCACATGTAATGTGAAAGTTCcggaaatttttgaaaaatattgtaccgAATCAGTCCTTTTTGAAACATATGAAGATGGAATGCCTTTAGGTGAGTTTATACGGTTATGTTGTGATTCGGGGGATTTTaagaaatcagaaaataaaataaaacagttcAACGTTTCAAAAGAAGtaacaaattcttttatatctcaaaaatcaattaatgATACGAATCAAAGGGATTAtgttttgaaaaacaaaaaagctACTAGCCGAAAACTGTATGAAACTGCTAGTTTCTTGCTTAGAGTAATTCAGGATGTCCTAAAGGAAAAATTGCGAAACCAGCTAAACGCGTGCAAAGAATGTTTCGGTCAAATACCTTTCAAATATGGATTTTTTCCAGAGAgtgaaaacataaaaaatgatttcacaTCAATTTACTTTCGTAAAGCATTAACGGAAATgggatttcatttatttttaacaatggTTTTTCAGCACCGATTGATCCATGCCGATATGCAtcctgaaaatattcttattcgcTTTCCAACATTAGATAAAAAAGACCATACCGTTAGTAATTCCTCtttgaatattgaaaaattgttacaaagaGTCCGGAGTATTTATACTCAAGATGTGCGACTTTGTCAaaatcaattacaaaaattattacctTTACCGTCACGTAACTCTGAGGATTcatctacaaaaaaaagtcTGATTTGGAAGTCCTTTTATTCACCAATTGTTCCCCATAATGTCGATTTGGAAATTgttttgattgattttggCCATATTACTATGTTGTCTGAGACCAACTACGCCAATATTAAAGATCTTTTGTTCTCTATGTGTCTTCAAGATGGATATAATATTG GCAGATTATTAATTGATCGCTCTGAGTGTACAACATGTACAAATCGGCATGATTTTTGTCAAAGTATAGAAGATTTACTAAATGACTATTTCACATCAAGACGGGGAAGCATCACCTTAAGGAATATTGAATTaggtaaatttttttttaaaatattgcgAATCGCGACGAAATACCGGGTTCAATTGgattcttcatttctttcg TTAACGCTTGCGGCTTTACTAGTGGAAAATGTCGGAAAACAATTATATCCTGATATTAGCATTATCCCTACTTTATTTCCCTATGTTGCACAAACCACGTTAAATCAGTTGAAAATTCTATCATGA
- the LOC128884011 gene encoding uncharacterized protein LOC128884011 isoform X2, giving the protein MDKLLTLKTVLLYKRLQKKYPCSDNFESNLLSKCEKQYIPFGHQNMVYKRKNELQLLFSSQKILFSYLPQKNVIRGYDCLRIMARPLHNLTLLCLHPMYLGLYKKCCHCYGRVNLINTLTVEDSRNTLTLVFLGGDERGSCVLISSWLILAWVHKLMFFFFQKTQMFVNVLQCLEHAEREFGDTIWNYVYSAIRTAGPVYTKFIHRVTCRLHMLPKWMRLRCEKLQTNVPPHAYAYSVALVKRALKKNGIGCHVWIDPVPLGTGCVAQVHRGILKNETGFHIVAVKVLHPDIQKQLDRDLKIIRAIGYVLHLIPGSPFISLKQAIDKFSLEMYHQTNLQIEGKNTQMFHSKLGDMRLRNSSGRVTCNVKVPEIFEKYCTESVLFETYEDGMPLGEFIRLCCDSGDFKKSENKIKQFNVSKEVTNSFISQKSINDTNQRDYVLKNKKATSRKLYETASFLLRVIQDVLKEKLRNQLNACKECFGQIPFKYGFFPESENIKNDFTSIYFRKALTEMGFHLFLTMVFQHRLIHADMHPENILIRFPTLDKKDHTVSNSSLNIEKLLQRVRSIYTQDVRLCQNQLQKLLPLPSRNSEDSSTKKSLIWKSFYSPIVPHNVDLEIVLIDFGHITMLSETNYANIKDLLFSMCLQDGYNIGRLLIDRSECTTCTNRHDFCQSIEDLLNDYFTSRRGSITLRNIELGKFFFKILRIATKYRVQLDSSFLSLTLAALLVENVGKQLYPDISIIPTLFPYVAQTTLNQLKILS; this is encoded by the exons GAGCTTCAATTGCTTTTCTCAAGtcagaaaattttattttcttatcttcCACAAAAGAACGTGATAAGGGGCTATGATTGTTTAAGAATAATGGCAAGGCCGCTTCATAATTTAACACTATTATGCCTTCACCCAATGTATTTAGgtttgtacaaaaaatgttgtcaTTGTTATGGAAGggttaatttgataaatacgCTAACCGTGGAAGACAGCAGAAAC ACTCTGACTTTAGTCTTTTTAGGAGGTGACGAAAGAGGAA GCTGTGTTTTGATATCTTCCTGGCTAATACTAGCATGGGTTcacaaattaatgttttttttttttcaaaaaactcAAATGTTTGTGAACGTGTTACAATGTTTGGAACATGCTGAGAGAGAATTTGGAGATACGATATGGAATTATGTATATTCGGCAATCCGAACAGCTGGTCCAGTTTACACCAAATTTATTCATCGAGTTACATGTCGATTACATATGCTTCCAAAATGGATGAGATTACGCtgtgaaaaattacaaactaatGTCCCCCCTCATGCGTATGCCTACAGTGTCGCTTTAGTTAAAAGAgctcttaaaaaaaatggtattGGATGTCATGTTTGGATTGATCCGGTGCCACTTGGAACGGGTTGTGTTGCTCAAGTTCATcgaggaattttaaaaaatgaaactggaTTTCATATTGTTGCAGTAAAAGTTTTGCATCCAGATATTCAAAAGCAACTGGATAGAG acttgaaaattattcgtGCTATTGGATACGTCCTTCATTTGATTCCAGGCTCTCCATTCATATCGCTAAAACAAGCTATTGATAAGTTTAGTTTGGAAATGTATCACCAAACGAATCTTCAAATAGAAggaaaaaatacacaaatgtTTCATAGCAAGTTGGGTGATATGCGATTGCGGAATTCATCTGGACGCGTCACATGTAATGTGAAAGTTCcggaaatttttgaaaaatattgtaccgAATCAGTCCTTTTTGAAACATATGAAGATGGAATGCCTTTAGGTGAGTTTATACGGTTATGTTGTGATTCGGGGGATTTTaagaaatcagaaaataaaataaaacagttcAACGTTTCAAAAGAAGtaacaaattcttttatatctcaaaaatcaattaatgATACGAATCAAAGGGATTAtgttttgaaaaacaaaaaagctACTAGCCGAAAACTGTATGAAACTGCTAGTTTCTTGCTTAGAGTAATTCAGGATGTCCTAAAGGAAAAATTGCGAAACCAGCTAAACGCGTGCAAAGAATGTTTCGGTCAAATACCTTTCAAATATGGATTTTTTCCAGAGAgtgaaaacataaaaaatgatttcacaTCAATTTACTTTCGTAAAGCATTAACGGAAATgggatttcatttatttttaacaatggTTTTTCAGCACCGATTGATCCATGCCGATATGCAtcctgaaaatattcttattcgcTTTCCAACATTAGATAAAAAAGACCATACCGTTAGTAATTCCTCtttgaatattgaaaaattgttacaaagaGTCCGGAGTATTTATACTCAAGATGTGCGACTTTGTCAaaatcaattacaaaaattattacctTTACCGTCACGTAACTCTGAGGATTcatctacaaaaaaaagtcTGATTTGGAAGTCCTTTTATTCACCAATTGTTCCCCATAATGTCGATTTGGAAATTgttttgattgattttggCCATATTACTATGTTGTCTGAGACCAACTACGCCAATATTAAAGATCTTTTGTTCTCTATGTGTCTTCAAGATGGATATAATATTG GCAGATTATTAATTGATCGCTCTGAGTGTACAACATGTACAAATCGGCATGATTTTTGTCAAAGTATAGAAGATTTACTAAATGACTATTTCACATCAAGACGGGGAAGCATCACCTTAAGGAATATTGAATTaggtaaatttttttttaaaatattgcgAATCGCGACGAAATACCGGGTTCAATTGgattcttcatttctttcg TTAACGCTTGCGGCTTTACTAGTGGAAAATGTCGGAAAACAATTATATCCTGATATTAGCATTATCCCTACTTTATTTCCCTATGTTGCACAAACCACGTTAAATCAGTTGAAAATTCTATCATGA
- the LOC128884011 gene encoding probable protein kinase UbiB isoform X3, whose product MDKLLTLKTVLLYKRLQKKYPCSDNFESNLLSKCEKQYIPFGHQNMVYKRKNELQLLFSSQKILFSYLPQKNVIRGYDCLRIMARPLHNLTLLCLHPMYLGLYKKCCHCYGRVNLINTLTVEDSRNEVTKEEVRIDCISENIKHFCSFVNAIMCVSVSVVTNTGLTLAGCVLISSWLILAWVHKLMFFFFQKTQMFVNVLQCLEHAEREFGDTIWNYVYSAIRTAGPVYTKFIHRVTCRLHMLPKWMRLRCEKLQTNVPPHAYAYSVALVKRALKKNGIGCHVWIDPVPLGTGCVAQVHRGILKNETGFHIVAVKVLHPDIQKQLDRDLKIIRAIGYVLHLIPGSPFISLKQAIDKFSLEMYHQTNLQIEGKNTQMFHSKLGDMRLRNSSGRVTCNVKVPEIFEKYCTESVLFETYEDGMPLGEFIRLCCDSGDFKKSENKIKQFNVSKEVTNSFISQKSINDTNQRDYVLKNKKATSRKLYETASFLLRVIQDVLKEKLRNQLNACKECFGQIPFKYGFFPESENIKNDFTSIYFRKALTEMGFHLFLTMVFQHRLIHADMHPENILIRFPTLDKKDHTVSNSSLNIEKLLQRVRSIYTQDVRLCQNQLQKLLPLPSRNSEDSSTKKSLIWKSFYSPIVPHNVDLEIVLIDFGHITMLSETNYANIKDLLFSMCLQDGYNIDY is encoded by the exons GAGCTTCAATTGCTTTTCTCAAGtcagaaaattttattttcttatcttcCACAAAAGAACGTGATAAGGGGCTATGATTGTTTAAGAATAATGGCAAGGCCGCTTCATAATTTAACACTATTATGCCTTCACCCAATGTATTTAGgtttgtacaaaaaatgttgtcaTTGTTATGGAAGggttaatttgataaatacgCTAACCGTGGAAGACAGCAGAAAC GAGGTGACGAAAGAGGAAGTAAGGATAGATTGCATATcagaaaacataaaacatttttgtagcTTTGTAAACGCTATAATGTGTGTGAGCGTTTCTGTTGTGACCAATACGGGTCTTACTCTTGCAGGCTGTGTTTTGATATCTTCCTGGCTAATACTAGCATGGGTTcacaaattaatgttttttttttttcaaaaaactcAAATGTTTGTGAACGTGTTACAATGTTTGGAACATGCTGAGAGAGAATTTGGAGATACGATATGGAATTATGTATATTCGGCAATCCGAACAGCTGGTCCAGTTTACACCAAATTTATTCATCGAGTTACATGTCGATTACATATGCTTCCAAAATGGATGAGATTACGCtgtgaaaaattacaaactaatGTCCCCCCTCATGCGTATGCCTACAGTGTCGCTTTAGTTAAAAGAgctcttaaaaaaaatggtattGGATGTCATGTTTGGATTGATCCGGTGCCACTTGGAACGGGTTGTGTTGCTCAAGTTCATcgaggaattttaaaaaatgaaactggaTTTCATATTGTTGCAGTAAAAGTTTTGCATCCAGATATTCAAAAGCAACTGGATAGAG acttgaaaattattcgtGCTATTGGATACGTCCTTCATTTGATTCCAGGCTCTCCATTCATATCGCTAAAACAAGCTATTGATAAGTTTAGTTTGGAAATGTATCACCAAACGAATCTTCAAATAGAAggaaaaaatacacaaatgtTTCATAGCAAGTTGGGTGATATGCGATTGCGGAATTCATCTGGACGCGTCACATGTAATGTGAAAGTTCcggaaatttttgaaaaatattgtaccgAATCAGTCCTTTTTGAAACATATGAAGATGGAATGCCTTTAGGTGAGTTTATACGGTTATGTTGTGATTCGGGGGATTTTaagaaatcagaaaataaaataaaacagttcAACGTTTCAAAAGAAGtaacaaattcttttatatctcaaaaatcaattaatgATACGAATCAAAGGGATTAtgttttgaaaaacaaaaaagctACTAGCCGAAAACTGTATGAAACTGCTAGTTTCTTGCTTAGAGTAATTCAGGATGTCCTAAAGGAAAAATTGCGAAACCAGCTAAACGCGTGCAAAGAATGTTTCGGTCAAATACCTTTCAAATATGGATTTTTTCCAGAGAgtgaaaacataaaaaatgatttcacaTCAATTTACTTTCGTAAAGCATTAACGGAAATgggatttcatttatttttaacaatggTTTTTCAGCACCGATTGATCCATGCCGATATGCAtcctgaaaatattcttattcgcTTTCCAACATTAGATAAAAAAGACCATACCGTTAGTAATTCCTCtttgaatattgaaaaattgttacaaagaGTCCGGAGTATTTATACTCAAGATGTGCGACTTTGTCAaaatcaattacaaaaattattacctTTACCGTCACGTAACTCTGAGGATTcatctacaaaaaaaagtcTGATTTGGAAGTCCTTTTATTCACCAATTGTTCCCCATAATGTCGATTTGGAAATTgttttgattgattttggCCATATTACTATGTTGTCTGAGACCAACTACGCCAATATTAAAGATCTTTTGTTCTCTATGTGTCTTCAAGATGGATATAATATTG ATTATTAA
- the LOC128884011 gene encoding uncharacterized protein LOC128884011 isoform X4, whose product MCVSVSVVTNTGLTLAGCVLISSWLILAWVHKLMFFFFQKTQMFVNVLQCLEHAEREFGDTIWNYVYSAIRTAGPVYTKFIHRVTCRLHMLPKWMRLRCEKLQTNVPPHAYAYSVALVKRALKKNGIGCHVWIDPVPLGTGCVAQVHRGILKNETGFHIVAVKVLHPDIQKQLDRDLKIIRAIGYVLHLIPGSPFISLKQAIDKFSLEMYHQTNLQIEGKNTQMFHSKLGDMRLRNSSGRVTCNVKVPEIFEKYCTESVLFETYEDGMPLGEFIRLCCDSGDFKKSENKIKQFNVSKEVTNSFISQKSINDTNQRDYVLKNKKATSRKLYETASFLLRVIQDVLKEKLRNQLNACKECFGQIPFKYGFFPESENIKNDFTSIYFRKALTEMGFHLFLTMVFQHRLIHADMHPENILIRFPTLDKKDHTVSNSSLNIEKLLQRVRSIYTQDVRLCQNQLQKLLPLPSRNSEDSSTKKSLIWKSFYSPIVPHNVDLEIVLIDFGHITMLSETNYANIKDLLFSMCLQDGYNIGRLLIDRSECTTCTNRHDFCQSIEDLLNDYFTSRRGSITLRNIELGKFFFKILRIATKYRVQLDSSFLSLTLAALLVENVGKQLYPDISIIPTLFPYVAQTTLNQLKILS is encoded by the exons ATGTGTGTGAGCGTTTCTGTTGTGACCAATACGGGTCTTACTCTTGCAGGCTGTGTTTTGATATCTTCCTGGCTAATACTAGCATGGGTTcacaaattaatgttttttttttttcaaaaaactcAAATGTTTGTGAACGTGTTACAATGTTTGGAACATGCTGAGAGAGAATTTGGAGATACGATATGGAATTATGTATATTCGGCAATCCGAACAGCTGGTCCAGTTTACACCAAATTTATTCATCGAGTTACATGTCGATTACATATGCTTCCAAAATGGATGAGATTACGCtgtgaaaaattacaaactaatGTCCCCCCTCATGCGTATGCCTACAGTGTCGCTTTAGTTAAAAGAgctcttaaaaaaaatggtattGGATGTCATGTTTGGATTGATCCGGTGCCACTTGGAACGGGTTGTGTTGCTCAAGTTCATcgaggaattttaaaaaatgaaactggaTTTCATATTGTTGCAGTAAAAGTTTTGCATCCAGATATTCAAAAGCAACTGGATAGAG acttgaaaattattcgtGCTATTGGATACGTCCTTCATTTGATTCCAGGCTCTCCATTCATATCGCTAAAACAAGCTATTGATAAGTTTAGTTTGGAAATGTATCACCAAACGAATCTTCAAATAGAAggaaaaaatacacaaatgtTTCATAGCAAGTTGGGTGATATGCGATTGCGGAATTCATCTGGACGCGTCACATGTAATGTGAAAGTTCcggaaatttttgaaaaatattgtaccgAATCAGTCCTTTTTGAAACATATGAAGATGGAATGCCTTTAGGTGAGTTTATACGGTTATGTTGTGATTCGGGGGATTTTaagaaatcagaaaataaaataaaacagttcAACGTTTCAAAAGAAGtaacaaattcttttatatctcaaaaatcaattaatgATACGAATCAAAGGGATTAtgttttgaaaaacaaaaaagctACTAGCCGAAAACTGTATGAAACTGCTAGTTTCTTGCTTAGAGTAATTCAGGATGTCCTAAAGGAAAAATTGCGAAACCAGCTAAACGCGTGCAAAGAATGTTTCGGTCAAATACCTTTCAAATATGGATTTTTTCCAGAGAgtgaaaacataaaaaatgatttcacaTCAATTTACTTTCGTAAAGCATTAACGGAAATgggatttcatttatttttaacaatggTTTTTCAGCACCGATTGATCCATGCCGATATGCAtcctgaaaatattcttattcgcTTTCCAACATTAGATAAAAAAGACCATACCGTTAGTAATTCCTCtttgaatattgaaaaattgttacaaagaGTCCGGAGTATTTATACTCAAGATGTGCGACTTTGTCAaaatcaattacaaaaattattacctTTACCGTCACGTAACTCTGAGGATTcatctacaaaaaaaagtcTGATTTGGAAGTCCTTTTATTCACCAATTGTTCCCCATAATGTCGATTTGGAAATTgttttgattgattttggCCATATTACTATGTTGTCTGAGACCAACTACGCCAATATTAAAGATCTTTTGTTCTCTATGTGTCTTCAAGATGGATATAATATTG GCAGATTATTAATTGATCGCTCTGAGTGTACAACATGTACAAATCGGCATGATTTTTGTCAAAGTATAGAAGATTTACTAAATGACTATTTCACATCAAGACGGGGAAGCATCACCTTAAGGAATATTGAATTaggtaaatttttttttaaaatattgcgAATCGCGACGAAATACCGGGTTCAATTGgattcttcatttctttcg TTAACGCTTGCGGCTTTACTAGTGGAAAATGTCGGAAAACAATTATATCCTGATATTAGCATTATCCCTACTTTATTTCCCTATGTTGCACAAACCACGTTAAATCAGTTGAAAATTCTATCATGA
- the LOC128884014 gene encoding DNA primase large subunit-like, whose amino-acid sequence MSFSTHKTEFDTVKTGGVGHLPLKTRKEQEHIFEGLSTSLRILASSLLEKKTEENLSSYVRDNSLGNKNVSVSSNRRVPPIAIYKVAPNLDSIDLLSLQSSIIERLSILRFLHTCHKETVITEDFLCRQLLIKLEQAGFFVRYPSTDEDIQVASQYDRLSHFFLRLAFSQDAIARDWFIEQEAKLLQAKIFMQKLKNGNLSPNLLVTRDKSAKKLDMYKLVLDLFGIDYMFIHYDPKKTVERKLWEHVFSTFPQQRLTTIIRMPWWPHLSNAVKRHQCYLEDGYGYISVDELPNVIVGTFRRFLMYSFQKLENQAYLVKSVAFLDPHLGPLLTSVAECRFQQNSPNISTVNSNTITIQNIDQLSMQCFPPCMKYLYLNLKKHKHLKHWGRLQLWLFLKACGMTLDSQLAWWRSVWMNPQQFDKEIKYNLRHAYGLEGKRADYPSFSCSKIISGNPSPGPNEYHGCPFHHFDAQPLKNFLLKYYTVTARDVDGILLQKSTNQFQLACRELFQCTHTGSTADNIGNHPDVYFQDSYKFAVKAQKLSSAQNVSS is encoded by the exons atgAGTTTTTCCACCCATAAAACTGAGTTTGACACCGTTAAAACGGGAGGAGTTGGTCATTTGCCACTTAAGACTAGGAAGGAACAAGAACACATATTTGAAGGTTTAAGTACCTCTTTGCGTATTTTAGCATCGTCGttactcgaaaaaaaaacagaggaAAATCTATCAAGTTATGTTCGTGACAATTCCCTgggcaataaaaatgtttctgttagCTCAAATCGACGTGTTCCCCCAATAGCTATTTATAAGGTTGCACCGAATTTAGACTCAATAGATTTACTAAGTTTACAAAGTAGTATTATTGAACGCTTGTCAA TTTTACGTTTCTTACATACGTGTCATAAGGAAACTGTCATTACGGAAGACTTTTTATGCCG GCAGCTTCTAATCAAATTGGAGCAGGCAGGGTTTTTCGTTCGTTATCCTTCAACGGATGAAGATATTCAAGTAGCGTCGCAGTATGATCGGTTgtctcatttttttcttagattAGC attttcTCAAGACGCCATTGCGCGAGATTGGTTTATAGAACAA gaAGCCAAACTTTTGCAAGCtaaaatttttatgcaaaaattaaaaaatggaaatttgtcACCGAATCTCTTGGTAACACGAGATAAGAGTGCCAAAAAATTGGATATGTATAAATTAGTATTGGATCTTTTTGGAATTGATTATATGTTT aTACACTATGATCCTAAGAAAACCGTGGAAAGAAAACTTTGGGAACATGTTTTTTCGACTTTTCCTCAGCAACGTCTCACGACAATTATACGC ATGCCTTGGTGGCCTCATTTATCTAATGCAGTGAAAAGACATCAATGTTACCTTGAAG ATGGTTACGGATATATTTCAGTTGACGAGTTACCAAACGTCATTGTAGGAACATTTCGTCGATTTCTAATGTATTCTTTTCAAAAGCTTGAAAACCAAGCTTATCTTGTTAAG AGTGTGGCTTTTTTAGATCCACACCTTGGTCCATTATTAACCAGCGTGGCAGAATGTCGCTTTCAACAAAATTCGCCCAATATTTCGACTGTGAATTCCAATACAATTACCATACAAAATATTGACCAA CTAAGCATGCAATGCTTTCCTCCTTGTATGAAGTATTTATATCTGAATTTAAA AAAACATAAACACCTAAAACATTGGGGAAGATTGCAATTATGGTTGTTTTTAAAAGCATGTGGAATGACTTTAGACTCACAACTTGCATGGTGGAGAAGCGTGTGGATGAATCCACAGCAATTTGATAAAGA GATCAAATATAACCTACGTCACGCTTATGGACTTGAGGGTAAACGTGCAGACTATCCTTCTTTCTCGTGTTCAAAAATTATTAGCGGAAATCCA tCTCCGGGTCCCAATGAATACCATGGATGCCCATTTCATCATTTTGATGCTCAACcgttaaagaattttttattaaaatactacaCCGTTACAG cacgAGATGTCGATGGTATATTACTTCAAAAATCAACCAATCAATTTCAACTAGCATGTCGAGAGTTATTTCAATGTACTCACACTGGATCTACGGCTGACAATATCGGGAATCATCCTGATGTCTATTTCCAAGATTCTTACAA ATTTGCCGTGAAAGCTCAAAAATTGTCTTCTGCTCAAAATGTGTCGAGTTAA
- the LOC128884015 gene encoding uncharacterized protein LOC128884015: MELKNQSFQNTIQPIVTGQSVLAVCYKDGVMMIADTQLSYGNQRKFQDVPRLFSVCRSKVLIGFSGEHSDAQYIMKMMEQIDTDNFVNPTVPSLNALQLSGYLSRIFYNHRNKFNPLWNQTLVAGINDNTPYLSYVDYHGTTFNDTVMATGFGAYFALPLLREKAKSDMTESEAKDLLEECMKILSVRDCRGHNKVLLATVNKDGVTMHDMYTIKQNWEHKAFLTPSIANDLCGSSW; the protein is encoded by the exons atggaattaaaaaatcaatcttttcaaaacactatTCAGCCAATTGTAACGGGACAATCTGTGTTAGCTGTATGTTACAAAGATGGGGTCATGATGATAGCCGATACTcaac TATCTTATGGTAATCAACGAAAATTTCAGGATGTTCCTCGTTTGTTTTCTGTGTGTCGATCAAAAGTACTCATAGGTTTCAGTGGGGAACACTCGGATGCACAATATATCATGAAAATGATGGAGCAAATAGA TACcgataattttgtaaatccAACTGTACCTTCTCTAAACGCTCTTCAATTATCAGGATATctttctagaattttttataatcataGAAATAAGTTTAATCCTCTTTGGAACCAAACTTTGGTGGCTGGTATCAATGACAATACACC GTATTTAAGCTATGTTGACTACCATGGAACCACATTCAATGATACTGTTATGGCCACTGGATTTGGAGCCTACTTTGCCTTACCGTTGCTACGAGAGAAAGCGAAATCCGATATGACTGAAAG tGAAGCTAAAGATTTGTTAGAGGAGTGTATGAAAATTCTTTCAGTGCGTGATTGCCGTGGTCATAATAAG GTCTTGTTGGCTACTGTTAATAAAGATGGAGTGACCATGCACGACATGTACACTATTAAGCAAAATTG GGAACACAAGGCATTTCTCACTCCCAGTATTGCTAATGACTTGTGCGGCTCTTCCTGGTAG